One region of Syntrophobacter fumaroxidans MPOB genomic DNA includes:
- the argS gene encoding arginine--tRNA ligase, with product MSTVRNVLIGMLSDSLSRLLPEASEHLDPTCIELDIPKLPEHGDYATNVALALTRRLKRNPREIAGKIVGGLNDPDNLLQKVEIAGPGFINFFFHPRAWHGILTDILADPRNYGRLDLGEGHRVQVEFVSANPTGPLHIGHGRGAATGDALANILEACGYAVEREYYINDAGNQMDTLGRSLYFRYQEALGEPVEFPDAHYRGEYMKDLARDFLRDNGDRYLRAPLDEVLPLFTRFAADRILEGIKDDLGEFGVSFDQWFSERSLHAEDAIRRTVEDLNRRGFIYESEGAVWFKSTAFGDEKDRVVIRANGVSTYFAADLAYHRNKYDRGYDKVVDIWGADHHGYVERMLAGVEALGRNREDLRIVLVQLVNLLRAGKPVAMSTRAGEFVTLREVVDEVGKDAARFIFLTRRSDSPLDFDLDVAKARTNDNPVFYVQYAHARLCSIFQVAAERGLVCDWANGKDIPDLGLLTLAQELQIIKFLGEYPAILANCSRSMEPHFIPYYLHELVSLFHSYYNQNRVIGDDPELTRARLFMAAAIREVIRNALELLGVSAPEKM from the coding sequence ATGTCCACTGTCCGAAACGTTCTCATCGGGATGCTGTCCGATTCCCTGTCGCGCCTGCTGCCCGAAGCATCGGAGCATCTCGACCCGACTTGCATTGAACTGGACATTCCCAAGCTTCCCGAACACGGGGACTATGCAACGAATGTCGCCCTCGCCCTGACCCGCCGGCTGAAGCGGAACCCCAGGGAAATTGCCGGAAAGATCGTGGGCGGTCTCAACGACCCGGACAACCTGCTTCAGAAAGTGGAAATCGCGGGGCCGGGGTTTATCAACTTCTTCTTCCATCCTCGAGCCTGGCACGGAATCCTGACCGACATCCTGGCGGATCCTCGCAATTACGGGCGACTCGACTTGGGCGAGGGACACAGAGTCCAGGTGGAATTCGTCAGCGCCAATCCGACCGGGCCTCTTCACATCGGCCACGGCAGAGGCGCGGCAACCGGCGACGCCCTCGCGAACATTCTCGAAGCGTGTGGCTACGCCGTGGAGCGCGAATACTACATCAACGATGCGGGAAACCAGATGGACACCCTGGGAAGGAGTCTTTACTTCCGGTACCAGGAAGCGCTCGGCGAACCCGTCGAATTCCCCGACGCCCACTATCGGGGCGAATACATGAAGGATCTGGCCCGGGATTTTCTGCGCGACAACGGCGACCGTTATCTGCGCGCCCCCCTGGACGAAGTCCTCCCGTTGTTCACGCGCTTTGCCGCCGATCGCATCCTCGAAGGCATCAAGGACGACCTGGGTGAATTCGGGGTTTCCTTCGACCAATGGTTCAGCGAGCGATCCCTCCACGCGGAAGATGCCATTCGCCGGACCGTGGAAGACTTGAACCGCAGGGGATTCATCTACGAAAGCGAGGGAGCCGTGTGGTTCAAGAGCACGGCGTTCGGCGACGAAAAAGACCGGGTGGTGATCCGGGCAAACGGCGTCAGCACCTATTTCGCCGCTGACCTTGCCTATCACAGAAACAAGTACGACCGGGGCTACGACAAGGTCGTGGACATCTGGGGCGCAGACCATCACGGCTACGTGGAACGGATGCTTGCCGGCGTGGAGGCTCTGGGACGTAACCGCGAAGACCTGCGAATCGTCCTGGTCCAGCTCGTCAACCTGTTGCGCGCCGGGAAACCCGTAGCGATGTCCACGCGGGCGGGCGAGTTCGTCACGCTCAGGGAAGTCGTCGACGAAGTCGGCAAGGACGCCGCCCGCTTCATTTTCCTTACCCGGCGCTCCGACAGTCCGCTCGACTTCGATCTCGATGTGGCCAAGGCCAGGACCAACGACAACCCGGTGTTTTACGTGCAGTATGCGCATGCCCGGCTGTGCAGCATCTTTCAGGTGGCCGCGGAAAGAGGTCTGGTCTGTGACTGGGCGAACGGTAAAGACATCCCGGATCTCGGTCTTCTCACTCTCGCGCAGGAATTGCAGATCATCAAGTTCCTGGGCGAATACCCTGCGATCCTGGCCAATTGCTCGCGGTCCATGGAACCGCATTTCATCCCGTACTATCTGCACGAGCTGGTTTCGCTTTTTCACAGCTATTACAACCAGAACCGAGTGATCGGAGACGATCCGGAACTGACCCGGGCCAGGCTGTTCATGGCTGCGGCCATTCGCGAGGTTATACGGAATGCCCTGGAATTACTGGGAGTTTCGGCCCCGGAAAAAATGTAG
- the alr gene encoding alanine racemase — MAHSWVEIDLAALRHNYSRAKERLAPGSRILGVVKSDAYGHGMIPVARELVACGASFLAVSKHWEAVDLRAAGIRLPILCLLGVEPSEMAEAIRNEIRPVIYRIDHARRLSDTARSLNATATVHVKLDTGMGRLGIPCRHLEAFLNELLTLPAIRLEGVLSHFASADEADKTSSTLQLTRFREAMALLSARGLSVLGHIANSAGLLDLPQAHFDLARPGIMLYGSPPSLELHKPADLRPVMTFKSKIIQLKDVQAGQPIGYGGTFVTAAPGRIATIPVGYDDGYPRLLSNRGRVLVRGMSAPVVGRVSMNMITADVTHIPSAREDDEVVLLGAQGTERVTAEEIAQLCGTISYEIYCSIGRNRFKSFHNGIANSN; from the coding sequence AAGTCGGATGCCTACGGGCACGGCATGATCCCGGTGGCCAGGGAGCTGGTCGCCTGCGGCGCGTCCTTCCTGGCCGTAAGCAAACACTGGGAAGCCGTGGATCTGCGCGCGGCGGGCATCCGACTCCCGATTCTCTGTCTGCTCGGCGTGGAACCCTCGGAAATGGCCGAGGCGATCCGCAACGAGATTCGCCCCGTGATCTACCGCATCGATCATGCCCGCCGGCTGAGCGACACGGCCCGCAGCCTGAATGCGACGGCGACCGTGCACGTGAAGCTCGACACGGGCATGGGGAGACTGGGAATCCCCTGCCGGCATCTGGAAGCATTCCTCAACGAGCTTCTGACGTTGCCTGCAATAAGGCTGGAAGGCGTCCTCTCCCATTTTGCAAGCGCCGATGAAGCGGACAAAACATCCAGCACCCTCCAGTTGACCCGGTTCCGGGAAGCCATGGCGCTCCTATCCGCTCGAGGTTTGAGCGTCCTGGGGCACATCGCCAACAGCGCGGGCCTGCTGGACCTTCCGCAGGCGCATTTCGATCTGGCGCGTCCCGGTATCATGCTCTACGGCTCGCCTCCTTCCCTGGAGCTGCATAAGCCGGCTGATCTGCGCCCCGTGATGACGTTCAAATCGAAGATCATCCAACTCAAGGACGTCCAGGCCGGACAACCCATCGGCTACGGCGGGACCTTCGTCACCGCGGCGCCGGGTCGAATCGCCACGATCCCCGTCGGATATGACGACGGATATCCGAGGCTGTTGTCCAACCGAGGCCGGGTGCTCGTTCGGGGCATGAGCGCCCCGGTGGTCGGGAGGGTCTCCATGAACATGATCACCGCGGATGTGACGCACATACCGTCCGCCCGTGAAGACGACGAAGTCGTTCTCCTGGGTGCCCAGGGGACCGAGCGCGTCACGGCGGAGGAAATCGCGCAGTTGTGCGGGACCATCAGCTACGAGATATATTGCAGCATCGGGCGAAATCGGTTCAAGTCGTTCCATAACGGGATTGCAAACTCGAACTGA
- a CDS encoding SPOR domain-containing protein, with protein sequence MGTPPKISARNLEQQQAARNQKRFVFSLGPRQIVLCAAGLLLAMCWMFIFGILVGRGLPMISSEDVSVRAEFMRFLGLDRPPPSTVEKAAETWQAPEKMLESLKYYEELTRKEVFTQAKTAVPPGAPSTSPAAKDAAADTRNKPTKSLPVPLSTPDKPESSDSEKTGSGAGGQEPVAANNASEHFTLLVASLKDADNAQKLVEQLRAKGYAPRLHTLDLNGGGRWNRVLVGSFRNRESALKFAADFNKKERMEGLVIRESN encoded by the coding sequence TTGGGCACTCCTCCCAAAATATCCGCTCGTAATCTCGAGCAGCAGCAAGCTGCCAGGAATCAGAAGCGGTTTGTCTTTTCATTGGGCCCGAGACAGATCGTCCTCTGCGCGGCGGGTCTCTTGCTCGCCATGTGCTGGATGTTCATATTCGGAATCCTGGTGGGGCGGGGGCTGCCGATGATATCCTCGGAAGACGTTTCCGTCCGGGCGGAATTCATGCGTTTCCTTGGCCTGGACCGCCCGCCTCCCTCAACCGTCGAGAAAGCCGCGGAAACATGGCAGGCGCCGGAGAAGATGTTGGAGTCGCTCAAATACTACGAGGAACTGACCCGCAAGGAGGTCTTCACCCAGGCCAAAACCGCCGTTCCACCGGGCGCCCCGTCGACGTCGCCTGCGGCAAAAGACGCCGCGGCAGATACCCGGAACAAACCGACCAAGTCCCTGCCGGTCCCCTTGTCGACGCCGGACAAACCTGAGTCGTCGGACTCGGAAAAGACGGGTTCGGGGGCCGGCGGCCAGGAGCCGGTGGCGGCAAACAACGCTTCGGAACACTTCACTCTGCTGGTGGCGTCGCTAAAAGACGCCGACAACGCTCAGAAGCTCGTGGAACAGCTGCGCGCCAAAGGGTACGCACCACGGCTGCACACCCTCGACCTCAACGGCGGTGGACGATGGAACCGGGTCCTGGTCGGTTCTTTTCGCAACAGGGAATCCGCGTTGAAATTCGCAGCCGACTTCAATAAGAAGGAACGCATGGAAGGACTGGTCATTCGCGAGTCCAATTGA
- a CDS encoding adenylate/guanylate cyclase domain-containing protein has translation MARLIIHDTEGVQEIDLVDRNSIGRLSRNRIRIADDLVSKEHCLIYLDPRGGYGIKDLGSQNGTFVNGHRIVRETPLSDRDVVTIGRTSCIFLAGDLPHGTSDGMEATIQFMDADRSWSQIAQDRFLPEEEIWDEKVLRADYEKLRIAHELQREIGLELNLDRIFNRILDRTFQLLNCDRAVILMVGENGGMEVRASKTRHSGEDLVVSSTLVNFVREHKVGLICGDALADERFSCAESICNRNIRSSMAVPIVYEQELLGVMIIDSSASVRAYAEKDLLLFNNIAHQTSQFTMMAKMAKRIEEEALTRERFQRLMSPDLAEMVVSGSIKVEKGGQNRVATILFADIRGFTSMCENMRAAEVLIMLNEFFELMVDVGFRHEGTVANFIGDMIMLVWGAPVFHPDDPVRAVQAAVEMQEVLAEYNRGRREKGLPEIGVGIGINTGDLMAGYLGSTRTMTYSVIGDPVNVASRLCALARQNQILISEHSRLSVDNHFETAEISTVKVKGRKAPIRIYEVVGRKRN, from the coding sequence ATGGCGAGACTGATCATCCACGACACGGAAGGCGTGCAGGAAATCGATCTGGTGGATCGCAATTCCATCGGAAGGCTTTCTCGAAATCGCATCAGGATTGCCGACGATCTGGTGTCCAAGGAACACTGCCTGATCTATCTCGATCCCAGGGGCGGGTACGGCATCAAGGATTTGGGCAGTCAGAACGGCACTTTCGTCAACGGACATCGCATCGTTCGCGAAACACCCCTGAGCGACAGGGATGTGGTCACCATCGGCAGGACAAGCTGTATTTTCCTGGCCGGGGACCTCCCGCACGGGACCAGCGACGGCATGGAAGCGACGATCCAGTTCATGGACGCCGACCGTTCGTGGTCACAGATTGCCCAGGACCGTTTTCTGCCCGAAGAAGAAATCTGGGATGAGAAGGTTCTGCGCGCCGATTATGAGAAGCTGCGCATCGCTCACGAGCTCCAACGCGAAATCGGGCTCGAGCTCAATCTCGACCGGATCTTTAATCGCATCCTGGACCGTACTTTCCAGCTTCTCAACTGTGATCGTGCCGTCATTTTGATGGTGGGCGAAAACGGCGGGATGGAAGTGCGGGCATCCAAGACCCGTCATTCCGGCGAGGACCTGGTGGTGTCTTCGACCCTGGTCAATTTCGTTCGCGAACACAAGGTGGGCCTGATTTGCGGGGACGCCCTGGCGGACGAGCGTTTCAGCTGCGCCGAATCCATATGCAATCGCAATATTCGTTCCTCCATGGCCGTGCCCATCGTTTACGAACAGGAGCTCCTGGGAGTCATGATCATCGATTCCTCGGCCTCGGTCAGAGCATACGCGGAAAAGGATCTGCTGCTCTTCAACAACATCGCCCACCAGACTTCTCAGTTCACGATGATGGCGAAAATGGCCAAGCGAATCGAGGAGGAAGCTCTGACGCGAGAGCGTTTTCAGCGGCTCATGTCTCCCGACCTGGCGGAAATGGTGGTCTCGGGCTCGATCAAGGTCGAAAAGGGAGGGCAAAACCGCGTTGCGACCATCCTCTTTGCCGACATCCGGGGTTTCACGTCCATGTGTGAGAACATGCGGGCGGCCGAAGTGCTCATCATGCTCAACGAGTTCTTCGAACTGATGGTCGATGTGGGCTTCCGCCACGAAGGCACCGTGGCGAACTTCATAGGGGACATGATCATGCTGGTTTGGGGCGCTCCCGTTTTTCATCCGGACGACCCGGTTCGAGCCGTCCAGGCGGCGGTGGAGATGCAGGAGGTTCTTGCCGAATACAACAGGGGGCGTAGAGAAAAAGGGCTGCCGGAAATCGGAGTCGGCATCGGCATCAACACGGGGGACTTAATGGCGGGGTACCTGGGGTCCACGCGAACCATGACCTATTCGGTGATCGGGGATCCCGTCAACGTGGCATCCAGGCTCTGCGCCCTGGCCAGGCAGAACCAAATCCTCATTTCGGAACACTCTCGTTTGAGTGTCGACAATCATTTCGAGACAGCCGAGATCTCCACTGTCAAGGTTAAGGGCAGAAAGGCTCCCATCAGGATTTACGAAGTGGTCGGAAGAAAGCGGAATTGA